From bacterium, one genomic window encodes:
- a CDS encoding DUF488 domain-containing protein, whose amino-acid sequence MRLYTIGHSTRTLAELVEALRGFGVQTLVDVRTVPRSRHVPQFNRETLRRTLPRRGIRYRHAPALGGLRRPRADSINTAWRNASFRGFADYMGTPEFAEAIRALRRLARAEGPVALMCAEAVPWRCHRALIADALAARRDGVMHIMAPGSARPHALTPWAVVDGTTVTYPGPPPERPARPRAARGR is encoded by the coding sequence ATGCGCCTGTATACGATTGGGCATTCGACCCGCACGCTGGCGGAGCTCGTCGAGGCGCTGCGCGGCTTCGGCGTGCAGACGCTCGTTGATGTCCGCACGGTCCCTCGGTCGCGCCACGTGCCGCAGTTCAACCGCGAGACGCTGAGGCGCACCTTGCCGAGGCGCGGCATCCGGTACCGGCACGCGCCGGCGCTCGGCGGGTTGCGCCGCCCGCGCGCCGATTCCATCAACACCGCGTGGCGGAACGCGAGCTTTCGGGGCTTCGCCGACTACATGGGGACGCCCGAGTTCGCGGAGGCGATCCGTGCGCTCCGACGCCTGGCGCGGGCGGAGGGACCCGTGGCGCTCATGTGCGCCGAGGCCGTGCCGTGGCGCTGTCACCGCGCCCTGATCGCGGACGCGCTCGCGGCCAGGCGGGACGGCGTGATGCACATCATGGCCCCCGGTTCCGCGCGTCCGCATGCGCTGACGCCATGGGCGGTGGTGGACGGCACGACGGTGACATACCCGGGACCTCCGCCGGAACGGCCGGCAAGGCCCCGCGCCGCGCGAGGACGTTGA
- a CDS encoding RNA polymerase sigma-70 factor, whose amino-acid sequence MSERRMDHLTIFQQQRARLFSLAYRMLGSVTDAEDVLQDAYLRFQPAPLDEIQSPPGYLATIVTRLCLNRLTSARARRETYVGPWLPEPVRDDGHPELGDPEARVVEYDSLSLAFLVLLERLTPAERAVLLLREVFDYEYDEIAGMLDKSEAACRKLFSRAKSNIALDRPRFQASREEHRRLLDEFTRAAGSGDLDGLRNLLADDVTLRADAGGKVRGAAVQPLRGAERVARFVIGVTARFMPEGARLMVDDINHRPTLVIRNADGTPAVVVSIEVDQAKISAVWAVANPDKLRAV is encoded by the coding sequence ATGAGCGAACGGCGCATGGACCACCTCACGATCTTCCAGCAGCAGCGTGCGCGGCTGTTCTCGTTAGCGTACCGGATGCTGGGCAGCGTGACGGACGCCGAGGACGTCTTGCAGGACGCCTATCTCCGATTTCAGCCCGCACCCCTCGATGAGATCCAGTCACCGCCGGGGTATCTCGCCACCATCGTGACGCGGTTGTGCCTGAACCGCCTGACGTCGGCGCGTGCGCGGCGGGAGACGTACGTCGGGCCGTGGCTGCCGGAGCCGGTCCGCGACGACGGACACCCCGAACTCGGGGATCCGGAGGCCCGCGTCGTCGAGTACGACTCTCTCTCGCTCGCGTTTCTGGTGCTTCTGGAGCGGCTCACGCCGGCCGAGCGCGCGGTCCTGCTCCTGCGCGAGGTGTTCGACTACGAGTACGATGAAATCGCCGGCATGCTGGACAAGTCGGAAGCCGCGTGCCGCAAACTGTTCAGCCGGGCGAAGAGCAATATCGCGCTGGACCGACCGCGCTTTCAGGCCAGCCGCGAGGAGCACCGGCGGCTCCTCGACGAATTCACCCGCGCCGCCGGGAGCGGCGACCTAGACGGGTTGCGAAATCTGCTCGCGGACGATGTGACGCTCCGGGCCGATGCGGGCGGCAAGGTGCGCGGCGCGGCCGTGCAACCTCTGCGCGGCGCCGAGCGGGTGGCGCGGTTCGTCATCGGCGTAACCGCGCGGTTCATGCCCGAAGGCGCGCGGCTGATGGTGGACGACATCAACCACCGGCCGACGCTGGTGATCCGCAACGCGGACGGGACGCCGGCCGTCGTGGTCAGCATCGAGGTGGACCAGGCGAAGATCTCCGCTGTCTGGGCGGTCGCCAACCCGGACAAGCTGCGCGCGGTCTGA
- a CDS encoding FAD-dependent oxidoreductase, producing the protein MNEHANVVVLGAGYAGLVAAMRLARQTDTRIVITLVNASDVFHERVRNHQLAAGQALRRLPVASFLRGTRIRFLQGRVTAVEPARRRVAVQTADHVASVEYDYLVYALGSYIGTEGVPGAREHASTLDDASARALADRVPGVAANRGRLLVVGGGNTGVEVATELAEAYRGLQITLVTRRSFARQLSPAARAHVRSAFDRLGVQFVPNTAVTEVHARGALTEHHETIPFDLCVWVGGFAVSDLARRAGLRVNERGQILVDRAMRSLSHPEIYAVGDAAHPADDPGAPVRMSLYTATAMGAHGADCLAAELAGKPGAAFGLSYGALGLSLGRHDGVVQFLDAHRDTPSRLIVTGALANQVREFFVRLSVWVIKGQRLGPWTFYWPGKKKMRGVAVPAPRPSVPAAVATASTARTDH; encoded by the coding sequence ATGAACGAACATGCGAACGTCGTCGTGCTCGGAGCGGGATACGCGGGGTTAGTCGCCGCGATGCGGCTGGCCAGGCAGACCGATACCCGTATCGTCATCACGCTTGTCAACGCGTCGGACGTCTTCCACGAGCGCGTGCGCAATCACCAACTCGCCGCCGGGCAAGCTCTGCGGCGGTTGCCGGTGGCGTCGTTCCTGCGAGGGACGCGGATCCGGTTTCTCCAGGGCAGGGTGACGGCGGTGGAACCGGCGCGCCGCCGGGTCGCCGTGCAAACGGCCGACCACGTCGCGTCGGTCGAGTATGATTACCTGGTGTATGCGCTTGGGAGTTATATCGGGACCGAGGGCGTACCGGGCGCGCGGGAGCACGCCTCCACTCTCGACGACGCCTCCGCGCGCGCCCTGGCCGACCGCGTGCCCGGTGTTGCGGCGAACCGGGGGAGGCTGCTGGTCGTCGGCGGCGGCAACACCGGGGTCGAAGTGGCGACGGAACTTGCGGAAGCGTACCGGGGGTTGCAGATCACGCTCGTGACGCGCCGCTCCTTCGCGCGGCAGTTGTCTCCGGCGGCCCGCGCCCACGTTCGGAGCGCGTTCGACAGGCTCGGCGTGCAGTTCGTGCCGAACACCGCGGTCACGGAGGTGCATGCGCGCGGCGCGCTCACGGAGCACCACGAGACGATTCCGTTCGACCTGTGCGTGTGGGTCGGCGGGTTCGCCGTTTCCGACCTCGCGCGGCGCGCGGGGCTGCGCGTCAACGAGCGCGGCCAGATCCTTGTCGATCGGGCGATGCGGTCGCTCTCGCATCCCGAGATCTACGCCGTCGGCGACGCCGCGCATCCGGCGGACGATCCGGGGGCGCCCGTCCGCATGTCGCTGTACACGGCGACGGCGATGGGGGCGCACGGTGCGGATTGTCTGGCCGCGGAGCTCGCGGGCAAGCCGGGCGCCGCGTTCGGACTGTCCTATGGAGCGTTGGGGCTCAGCCTGGGACGGCACGACGGGGTGGTGCAGTTTCTGGACGCGCACCGCGACACGCCCTCGCGCCTGATCGTGACCGGCGCTCTCGCCAATCAGGTGCGTGAGTTCTTCGTTCGCCTCTCCGTGTGGGTGATCAAGGGGCAACGGCTCGGACCGTGGACGTTCTACTGGCCGGGCAAGAAGAAGATGCGGGGCGTGGCCGTACCGGCCCCGCGCCCGTCCGTCCCCGCCGCGGTCGCGACGGCGTCAACCGCGCGAACCGACCACTGA
- a CDS encoding FAD-linked oxidase C-terminal domain-containing protein yields MELADVRRRIEDRDALAGALRDALEPARVFNQPVDLIAYEYDGSALTSIPDLVVLPTTAAEVAAVVRIAGRFNVPVVARGSGTGLSGGAITPIGGIVVSMSKMKRILSVDLDNRCAVVEPGVINLDVTREVQRDGYFYAPDPSSQSACSIGGNVANNSGGVHTLAFGVTTNHVLGLEIVLPDGTIAEIADRGPDAPGLDLAGLIVGSEGTIGIVTKVTVRLMRSREAVRTMLGIFATIEAASEAVADIIASGIGPTSLEMLDRLTVEAVEPAVHAGLPLDAGAVLLVEVEGVRECLERSARVVEELCARNGAREVRIAATEEERYLYWAARKGAFGAMGRLAPNYFLHDAVVPRSQLPTIMHQIVEIAGRYGIRVANVFHAGDGNLHPLVPYDAATPGEIERVLQASEEMLAACVAVGGTISGEHGIGFEKNNYMPWIFSDADLAAQRRLKTTFDPDDRMNPFKVLPTPVSCGELLTRRPPRLAASGLWI; encoded by the coding sequence GTGGAACTTGCCGATGTCCGCCGCCGCATCGAGGACCGGGACGCGCTCGCGGGCGCCCTGCGCGACGCGCTCGAGCCCGCCCGTGTCTTCAACCAGCCGGTCGATCTGATTGCCTACGAGTACGACGGGTCGGCGCTGACGTCGATCCCCGATCTTGTGGTGCTCCCGACGACAGCCGCGGAGGTCGCCGCGGTCGTGCGGATCGCGGGCCGGTTCAACGTCCCCGTGGTCGCGCGGGGCAGCGGGACCGGCCTGTCGGGGGGCGCGATCACTCCGATCGGCGGCATCGTCGTGTCGATGAGCAAGATGAAGCGGATCCTGTCGGTGGACCTCGACAACCGGTGTGCGGTCGTCGAACCGGGCGTGATCAACCTGGACGTCACGCGCGAGGTCCAGCGCGACGGGTACTTCTACGCGCCGGACCCGAGCAGCCAGTCGGCGTGCAGCATCGGCGGCAACGTAGCGAACAACAGCGGCGGCGTGCATACGCTTGCGTTCGGGGTCACGACGAACCATGTGCTGGGGCTCGAGATCGTCCTGCCCGACGGCACGATCGCCGAAATCGCGGACCGCGGTCCCGACGCGCCGGGGCTCGATCTCGCAGGCCTGATCGTCGGGTCCGAGGGGACGATCGGGATCGTGACCAAGGTCACGGTCCGCCTGATGCGGAGCCGCGAAGCGGTGCGCACGATGCTGGGGATCTTCGCGACGATCGAGGCGGCCAGCGAGGCCGTCGCCGACATCATCGCCTCCGGGATCGGACCGACGTCGCTCGAGATGCTCGACCGGCTCACCGTCGAGGCCGTGGAGCCGGCGGTGCACGCGGGGCTGCCGCTCGATGCGGGCGCGGTGCTGCTGGTCGAGGTCGAGGGCGTCCGAGAGTGCCTGGAGCGTTCGGCCCGGGTCGTGGAGGAGTTGTGCGCGCGGAACGGCGCGCGGGAGGTGCGCATCGCCGCCACCGAGGAAGAGCGGTACCTCTACTGGGCCGCGCGCAAGGGGGCGTTCGGGGCGATGGGCCGGCTCGCGCCGAACTACTTCCTGCACGACGCTGTGGTACCGCGCAGCCAGCTCCCGACGATCATGCATCAGATCGTGGAGATCGCGGGCCGGTACGGGATCCGGGTCGCCAACGTCTTCCACGCCGGCGACGGCAATCTCCACCCCCTCGTGCCGTACGACGCCGCAACGCCGGGTGAGATCGAGCGGGTGCTGCAGGCCAGCGAGGAGATGCTGGCGGCGTGCGTCGCCGTCGGCGGGACCATCAGCGGGGAGCACGGAATCGGGTTCGAGAAGAACAACTACATGCCGTGGATCTTCTCGGACGCGGATCTCGCGGCCCAACGCCGGCTGAAAACGACGTTCGACCCGGACGACCGGATGAATCCGTTCAAGGTGCTGCCGACGCCGGTCTCGTGCGGGGAACTGCTCACACGGCGGCCGCCGCGCCTCGCCGCGTCTGGGCTGTGGATTTAG
- a CDS encoding glycosyltransferase family 39 protein, with translation MRKLLHIDFALAALAFLAHAAFANRYDFFRDELYFIICGRHPAFGYVDQPPVVPLISALTQAAGENLVLLRLVPALAAGATVLVACAFARLAGGGRFAQVAAGIPTGFAPMFLGLYATFNTTVFEPLAWTLVAYLAARAIVKGDRAALLWLGLVVGISLEVKYSIPLYLVALIVALLLLPERRVLRLPQTGIATAIALAIAAPSLVWQHMHGWPFAALLVAAPGKNVAVAPVPFVLDQIEVMNPLFAPIWIAGAASGFVDRRLATFRVFGLAFLLVFAEMIALHGKDYYLAAAYPPMFALGSVVIERVVRHRALRAAYVGLGAALSVLAAPLAMPILDPPATVRYMTLLHMTPQGQENKLAVKTMIAQGREQLDMQEMLPQTFSDQLGWRTYEKQIASVYHTLSPEQRGRAAIITSNYGEAAALDFYGGSDGLPPALSGHNEYFLWGTHGYDGSVILFLNGNITRLRSLCREATIVATFGSTYATPYERNAPIMLCLGLRGPLVDLWPTFKHYE, from the coding sequence GTGAGGAAGCTCCTCCATATTGACTTCGCCCTTGCCGCGCTGGCGTTTCTCGCGCACGCGGCATTCGCGAACCGGTACGACTTCTTCCGCGACGAGCTGTATTTCATCATCTGCGGGCGCCATCCGGCGTTCGGGTACGTCGACCAGCCGCCGGTCGTCCCGTTGATCTCCGCCCTGACGCAGGCCGCCGGCGAGAACCTTGTCCTCCTCCGCCTCGTCCCGGCGCTCGCGGCGGGAGCGACCGTCCTCGTCGCGTGCGCGTTTGCTCGGCTGGCAGGTGGCGGTCGCTTCGCTCAGGTCGCGGCCGGGATCCCTACCGGCTTCGCGCCGATGTTCCTCGGACTGTACGCGACGTTCAATACGACCGTCTTCGAGCCACTCGCGTGGACGCTCGTCGCCTACCTCGCTGCTCGCGCGATCGTCAAGGGCGACCGCGCGGCGCTCCTCTGGCTCGGCCTCGTCGTCGGAATCTCGCTCGAAGTCAAGTATTCGATCCCGCTCTACCTCGTCGCGCTGATCGTCGCGCTCTTGCTCCTCCCGGAGCGTCGCGTACTGCGATTGCCGCAGACGGGGATCGCAACTGCAATTGCGCTCGCGATCGCGGCACCGAGCCTGGTCTGGCAGCACATGCATGGGTGGCCGTTCGCAGCACTCCTCGTAGCTGCGCCCGGCAAGAATGTGGCGGTCGCGCCCGTGCCCTTCGTCCTGGATCAGATCGAAGTGATGAACCCGCTCTTCGCACCGATCTGGATCGCGGGGGCCGCTTCGGGGTTTGTCGATCGCCGGCTCGCCACGTTTCGGGTGTTTGGACTTGCGTTTCTGCTTGTCTTCGCCGAGATGATCGCGCTGCACGGGAAAGACTACTACCTTGCGGCGGCGTATCCACCGATGTTTGCGCTCGGGAGCGTCGTGATTGAGCGCGTCGTTCGCCATCGCGCGCTGCGCGCAGCCTACGTCGGACTTGGCGCCGCGCTGAGCGTCCTCGCGGCGCCGCTTGCGATGCCGATCCTTGATCCACCGGCGACCGTGCGCTACATGACGCTGCTGCACATGACCCCGCAGGGGCAAGAGAATAAGCTTGCCGTCAAGACGATGATCGCGCAGGGGCGAGAGCAACTCGACATGCAAGAGATGCTCCCGCAAACGTTCTCCGACCAGCTCGGGTGGCGCACGTATGAGAAGCAGATCGCGAGCGTCTATCACACCCTCAGCCCCGAGCAACGCGGCCGCGCCGCGATCATCACCTCGAACTACGGCGAGGCAGCGGCACTTGATTTTTACGGAGGCAGCGACGGGCTCCCACCAGCCCTCAGCGGACACAATGAGTATTTCCTCTGGGGGACGCACGGATACGATGGAAGCGTCATTCTCTTTCTCAACGGCAACATTACGCGCTTGAGGTCGCTTTGCCGTGAGGCGACGATCGTCGCAACGTTCGGATCGACGTACGCGACGCCCTACGAACGGAACGCGCCGATCATGTTATGCCTGGGCTTGCGCGGACCGCTCGTGGATCTGTGGCCAACATTCAAGCACTACGAGTGA
- a CDS encoding heterodisulfide reductase-related iron-sulfur binding cluster: MATQVQTAIGSTDARDVAAAKPIPRLQIPELDKCIQCGFCLQACPTYRMLGVEPESPRGRIHLIEAAAQGRIPIDARFEEHMYVCLGCRACETACPAGVKFGTIIEAARAEIGPTGTPFARRITLAALRHLMPYPGRLRTGAVLLRLYQRSGLGRLARALHLMPQRLAEMESLLPPVPSRFFAPSSEVYPAIGERRARVGLLSGCVMSLLFADVNEATIRVLQRNGCDVVVPRGQGCCGALNIHNGERETVKQMARRNIETFLAAGVDAVIINAAGCGAASKEYHVLFRDDDPAYAERAETYSRLCRDASEFLVDLGLVGRMGEVRARVTYQDPCHLLHGQGVRRQPRDLLRRIPGLELVELEGSDRCCGSAGIYNVVQPAYSRRILDEKMDAVARTGADMLVAPNPGCMLQLAAGARTHGLATEVHHLIDLLDRAYAAAEQTPAADAPRA; encoded by the coding sequence ATGGCCACGCAGGTCCAGACCGCGATTGGATCGACCGACGCGCGAGATGTCGCCGCGGCCAAGCCGATCCCGCGCCTGCAGATCCCGGAGCTCGACAAGTGCATCCAGTGCGGGTTCTGTCTCCAGGCCTGTCCGACGTACCGGATGCTCGGCGTCGAACCGGAGTCGCCCCGCGGGCGGATCCACCTGATCGAGGCCGCCGCCCAGGGACGCATTCCGATCGATGCCCGTTTCGAGGAACACATGTACGTCTGCCTCGGATGCCGCGCGTGCGAGACCGCGTGCCCGGCGGGCGTCAAGTTCGGAACGATCATCGAGGCCGCGCGCGCGGAGATCGGGCCCACGGGCACCCCGTTCGCCCGCCGGATCACGCTCGCGGCCCTGCGCCACCTGATGCCCTACCCCGGCCGCCTCCGCACCGGCGCCGTCCTGCTCCGACTCTACCAGCGCAGCGGCCTTGGCAGGCTCGCGCGGGCACTGCACCTGATGCCCCAGCGGCTGGCCGAGATGGAGTCGCTGCTCCCGCCGGTCCCCTCGCGGTTCTTCGCCCCTTCGTCCGAGGTCTACCCGGCGATCGGCGAGCGCCGGGCGCGCGTCGGGCTGCTCAGCGGCTGCGTCATGAGCCTGCTGTTCGCCGACGTGAACGAGGCCACGATCCGCGTCCTGCAGCGCAACGGATGCGACGTCGTCGTGCCCCGCGGCCAGGGATGCTGCGGCGCGCTCAACATCCACAACGGCGAGCGCGAGACGGTGAAGCAGATGGCCCGGCGAAACATCGAGACATTCCTCGCCGCGGGGGTGGACGCGGTGATCATCAACGCCGCGGGATGTGGCGCCGCGAGCAAAGAGTACCACGTCCTCTTCCGGGACGACGATCCCGCCTACGCGGAGCGCGCCGAGACGTACAGCCGGCTATGCCGCGATGCGAGCGAGTTCCTGGTCGACCTCGGGCTCGTGGGACGGATGGGCGAGGTGCGTGCGCGGGTGACCTACCAGGACCCGTGCCATCTCCTGCACGGCCAGGGCGTCCGACGCCAGCCCCGCGACCTGCTGCGGCGGATCCCCGGCCTTGAGCTGGTGGAACTCGAGGGGTCGGATCGCTGCTGTGGCAGCGCGGGCATCTACAACGTCGTCCAGCCAGCCTATTCACGCCGGATCCTCGACGAGAAGATGGACGCGGTCGCCCGCACCGGAGCTGACATGCTCGTCGCCCCGAACCCGGGCTGCATGCTCCAGCTCGCGGCCGGCGCGCGCACGCACGGGCTGGCGACCGAGGTGCACCACCTGATCGACCTCCTCGACCGCGCGTACGCGGCCGCCGAGCAGACCCCCGCGGCCGACGCGCCCCGGGCATGA
- a CDS encoding FAD-binding oxidoreductase, with product MSASLADRAREIVGAEHLLVAPQAVAAYAVDGVVPTAVARPGTPEETGALLAAAGDTGAAVLPWGAGAHQHLGQVPSRADLVVDTARLTGITDYTPADYVVAVRAGTRFRDLQAELAKHNQWLPIDPPGAGRATLGGLIAANRNGPRRLLWGSIRDMLIGIRVALPTGEVIKAGGKVVKNVAGYDLGKLFIGSLGAAGIVTEATFKISPMPGDGLTVLVAVPDLEAAHALTTAVMRSYLLPSALEAVNPPAFRRLAGATGAPAPSAGAWGVLLLVEGMEESRARHVSEMRSLGGAAGRVEILEGDAHRGLWDAVAEFPSPDTHPGGVVCRAGGPIARWSDLARALEPLGDDGRAAEIVAHAGVGLLYAAAAADAGTALVEALGRAAGAAGGYAVVETAPPALKPRLPVWGAEPGGIALMRRLRAAYDPRGIMVPGRLGWGLS from the coding sequence ATGAGCGCGTCTCTGGCCGATCGCGCGCGGGAGATCGTCGGCGCCGAACATCTTCTCGTCGCACCCCAGGCCGTCGCCGCGTACGCCGTCGACGGCGTGGTCCCGACTGCCGTGGCGAGACCCGGGACGCCGGAAGAGACCGGTGCCCTGCTCGCGGCTGCGGGGGACACCGGCGCCGCCGTGCTCCCGTGGGGCGCGGGCGCCCACCAGCATCTCGGCCAAGTCCCGTCCCGCGCGGACCTGGTGGTCGACACCGCCAGGCTCACCGGCATCACCGACTACACGCCCGCCGACTACGTCGTCGCCGTTCGCGCCGGCACCCGGTTTCGAGACCTCCAGGCCGAACTCGCCAAACACAACCAGTGGCTGCCGATCGACCCGCCGGGGGCCGGGCGGGCCACCCTCGGCGGCCTGATCGCCGCGAATCGGAACGGCCCCCGGCGACTGCTGTGGGGCTCGATCCGGGACATGCTGATCGGCATCCGCGTGGCGCTCCCGACCGGCGAGGTCATCAAAGCGGGCGGCAAGGTCGTCAAGAACGTCGCCGGATACGATCTCGGCAAGCTGTTCATCGGCAGCCTCGGAGCGGCGGGGATCGTGACCGAGGCCACGTTCAAGATCTCGCCGATGCCGGGAGACGGGCTCACGGTGCTCGTGGCCGTCCCCGACCTGGAGGCGGCGCACGCGCTGACGACCGCCGTGATGCGGTCCTATCTGCTGCCGTCGGCGCTGGAAGCGGTGAACCCCCCGGCGTTCCGCCGGCTCGCCGGCGCCACCGGGGCACCTGCGCCGTCCGCCGGCGCGTGGGGCGTGCTGCTGCTCGTCGAGGGGATGGAGGAGAGCCGCGCGCGCCACGTGAGCGAGATGCGATCGCTCGGCGGGGCGGCGGGCCGGGTGGAGATCCTCGAAGGCGACGCCCACCGCGGCCTGTGGGACGCGGTCGCGGAGTTCCCGTCGCCGGATACGCACCCCGGGGGCGTCGTGTGCCGGGCCGGCGGGCCGATTGCGCGATGGAGCGACCTCGCCCGGGCGCTCGAACCGCTCGGGGACGACGGCCGCGCTGCGGAAATCGTCGCGCATGCCGGCGTCGGGCTTCTCTACGCGGCGGCGGCCGCCGATGCCGGCACCGCGCTCGTCGAGGCGCTCGGACGCGCGGCCGGCGCGGCCGGCGGATACGCGGTCGTGGAGACGGCGCCGCCGGCGCTCAAGCCGCGGCTACCGGTCTGGGGAGCCGAGCCCGGCGGGATCGCCCTGATGCGTCGCCTCCGAGCGGCGTACGATCCGCGCGGCATCATGGTGCCGGGCCGCCTGGGTTGGGGTCTGAGTTGA
- a CDS encoding MDR family MFS transporter, whose amino-acid sequence MTRRAVVVVAAMLGMFLAAIDQTAVGTAMPTIAGSLGGFALYSWVFSAYQISFVVTTPIFGRLADLYGRKRIYLIGILTFIGTSVLCGLSRSMGELVLFRLLQGVGGGALLPIALTIIADLFPIEQRLKIQGVFSGVWGFAAIVGPLLGGFLTDHASWRWIFFLNVPAGLVATTIIVLAFHEAPVSRTGSVDYAGVGLLSGSAVALLLLLFWGGRDFPWASGQALALAALSAALLLLFLRVEMRSTQPFLPFSLFDNRIVTVCSVGGFLIGVSMFGAVAYIPLYVQGVMGTSATIAGAALTPFMVVWTVGSIVGGRLALHLGFRPVTVGGMALLTAGFGLLTLLNAQASTMTVFVDMVVLGAGMGLSATMFIIAMQTAVDKPLRGLVTSINVFGRNMGSAIGVSAQGAVLIGILDARLRGLAAQTGLGLPRIVDPELVLDPTLQQRLTPTAHEALRVALAQAVHGTFVLGLVMIALGFAAVVMFMPGGSVHAHAAAAAGGAPAD is encoded by the coding sequence TTGACGCGCCGCGCGGTCGTCGTCGTGGCCGCGATGCTCGGAATGTTTCTCGCGGCGATCGATCAGACCGCCGTGGGGACGGCGATGCCGACGATCGCGGGGTCGCTCGGCGGCTTCGCCCTCTACTCGTGGGTGTTCTCCGCGTACCAGATCTCGTTCGTGGTCACGACCCCGATCTTCGGACGGCTCGCCGATCTGTACGGCCGCAAGCGGATCTACCTGATCGGAATCCTCACGTTCATTGGGACCTCGGTGCTGTGCGGGCTGTCGCGCTCGATGGGCGAGCTCGTGCTGTTCCGTTTGCTCCAGGGCGTCGGCGGCGGCGCGCTGCTGCCAATCGCGCTCACGATCATCGCCGATCTCTTCCCGATCGAGCAGCGCCTCAAGATCCAGGGCGTGTTCAGCGGCGTGTGGGGGTTCGCCGCGATCGTCGGTCCATTGCTCGGCGGGTTCCTGACCGACCACGCATCATGGCGCTGGATCTTCTTCCTGAACGTGCCCGCGGGACTGGTGGCCACGACGATCATCGTGCTCGCGTTCCACGAGGCGCCGGTGTCGCGGACCGGATCGGTGGACTACGCCGGCGTCGGCCTGCTGTCCGGCAGCGCGGTCGCCCTGCTGTTGCTGTTGTTCTGGGGTGGACGGGACTTCCCGTGGGCGTCGGGCCAGGCGCTCGCGCTCGCGGCGCTGAGCGCCGCCCTGTTGCTCCTCTTCCTCCGCGTCGAGATGCGGAGCACGCAGCCGTTTCTGCCCTTCAGCCTCTTCGACAACCGGATCGTGACCGTGTGTTCGGTCGGCGGCTTTCTCATCGGGGTCAGCATGTTCGGCGCGGTCGCGTACATTCCACTGTACGTCCAGGGCGTGATGGGCACGAGCGCTACGATCGCCGGCGCCGCGCTGACGCCGTTCATGGTGGTCTGGACCGTCGGCAGCATCGTGGGCGGGCGGCTCGCGCTCCACTTGGGATTCCGGCCGGTCACCGTCGGCGGGATGGCGCTGCTCACGGCGGGGTTCGGGCTCCTCACGCTCCTCAACGCGCAGGCGTCCACCATGACCGTGTTCGTGGACATGGTCGTCCTCGGGGCCGGGATGGGGCTGAGCGCGACGATGTTCATCATCGCGATGCAGACCGCCGTAGACAAACCCCTCCGGGGACTCGTGACCTCGATCAACGTCTTCGGACGGAACATGGGCAGTGCGATCGGCGTAAGCGCCCAGGGCGCGGTGCTCATCGGGATCCTGGACGCGCGCCTCCGCGGCCTGGCGGCGCAGACCGGCCTCGGGCTACCGCGGATCGTGGATCCCGAACTCGTGTTGGACCCGACGCTCCAGCAGCGGCTGACGCCGACCGCACACGAAGCGCTGCGCGTGGCGCTGGCGCAGGCCGTGCACGGCACGTTCGTGCTCGGGCTGGTCATGATCGCCCTCGGCTTCGCCGCGGTGGTGATGTTCATGCCGGGCGGAAGCGTGCACGCGCACGCCGCCGCGGCCGCGGGCGGCGCGCCGGCCGACTGA
- a CDS encoding TOBE domain-containing protein has translation MQLSARNQLRAKITAISLGNIMAEVQMSIGNQELVAAVTRESIQRLKLQVGDDVIAVVKATEVMVARP, from the coding sequence ATGCAACTCAGCGCGCGTAACCAGCTTCGCGCCAAGATCACGGCGATCTCGCTCGGCAACATCATGGCCGAGGTCCAGATGAGCATCGGCAATCAGGAGCTTGTCGCCGCGGTCACCCGAGAATCCATCCAGCGTCTGAAGCTCCAAGTGGGAGACGACGTGATCGCCGTGGTCAAGGCGACCGAAGTCATGGTCGCCCGGCCCTAA
- a CDS encoding molybdopterin-dependent oxidoreductase, whose product MTAVARAPIVAGTALAVVCVLLTLAVGAPGGVLHVRAQPGGYARAFDLTGVVRHPARVTLADLQRYPVSTLRVEFLAGTASTQAEFAGVPLWVLVSAAGVVTDPRRKNDLLRKYVVVTGSDGYQAVIAVAEMLQDYGNQAILVAYRRDGAALPSDEGMARLVVPGDKRGGRYVDNIVRIEVRNAGT is encoded by the coding sequence GTGACCGCCGTGGCACGCGCGCCGATCGTCGCCGGGACCGCCCTCGCCGTCGTCTGTGTCCTGCTGACCCTCGCGGTAGGCGCGCCGGGCGGGGTCCTCCACGTGCGCGCGCAGCCGGGGGGCTACGCGCGGGCGTTCGATCTCACCGGCGTCGTCCGTCATCCGGCGCGGGTGACGCTGGCGGACCTGCAGCGCTATCCTGTCTCGACGCTCCGCGTGGAGTTTCTCGCCGGGACCGCGTCGACGCAGGCCGAATTCGCCGGGGTGCCGTTGTGGGTGCTCGTCAGCGCGGCCGGCGTGGTGACGGACCCGCGCCGGAAGAACGACCTCCTCCGCAAGTACGTCGTCGTCACCGGCAGCGACGGGTACCAGGCAGTCATCGCGGTGGCGGAAATGCTGCAGGACTACGGCAATCAGGCGATCCTCGTCGCCTATCGGCGCGACGGCGCGGCGTTGCCCTCCGACGAAGGCATGGCGCGCTTAGTCGTCCCCGGCGACAAGCGAGGCGGCCGGTACGTCGACAACATCGTCCGTATCGAGGTTCGCAACGCGGGGACGTAG